In a single window of the Cupriavidus sp. P-10 genome:
- the gspN gene encoding type II secretion system protein N has protein sequence MVRLETLRLPRRKLRQPGAWRRLRWLALAVATAAVTVVAMLPAAWIAERVATQTQGRVLLADASGSMWHGSATLALSAGAGSQTATVLPGRLQWTLAFWPLLAGTARAVVTHTEAMAAPVAITATPGGWTVQSGAMRLPASLLEGIGAPFNTLRLDGLMRADWSTLQGRFGGPDGNGNGNRNGMMRGHVTLRIEQVSSAVSRLRPLGSYRAEIDWSGAGSGKLQLSTIAGPLHVEGSGTLGRQARFEGTAHAEPDAETQLTSLLSLLGRRDNNVTRLRF, from the coding sequence ATGGTACGGTTGGAAACGCTAAGGCTGCCGCGCCGCAAGCTGCGCCAGCCGGGTGCGTGGCGGCGCCTGCGCTGGCTCGCGCTGGCAGTGGCGACCGCCGCGGTGACGGTGGTGGCGATGCTGCCGGCGGCGTGGATCGCCGAGCGCGTGGCCACGCAGACGCAGGGACGGGTGCTGCTGGCCGATGCCAGCGGCTCGATGTGGCACGGCAGCGCCACGCTGGCGCTGTCGGCCGGCGCCGGCAGCCAGACCGCCACGGTGCTGCCGGGGCGGCTGCAATGGACGCTGGCCTTCTGGCCACTGCTGGCCGGCACCGCGCGCGCGGTGGTAACGCACACAGAAGCCATGGCTGCGCCTGTGGCGATCACCGCGACGCCGGGCGGCTGGACCGTGCAGTCCGGGGCGATGCGGCTGCCGGCATCGCTGCTGGAAGGCATCGGCGCGCCGTTCAATACGCTGCGCCTGGATGGCCTGATGCGCGCGGACTGGTCGACGCTGCAGGGCCGCTTTGGCGGCCCGGATGGCAACGGCAATGGCAACCGCAACGGCATGATGCGCGGCCATGTCACGCTGCGCATCGAGCAGGTGTCGTCCGCGGTTAGCCGGCTGCGCCCGCTCGGCAGCTACCGCGCCGAGATCGACTGGAGCGGCGCCGGCAGCGGCAAGCTGCAACTGAGTACTATCGCCGGGCCGCTGCACGTGGAGGGCAGCGGCACACTAGGCCGGCAGGCGCGCTTCGAGGGCACCGCGCATGCCGAGCCCGATGCGGAAACGCAACTGACCAGCTTGCTGAGCCTGCTGGGACGACGAGACAACAACGTGACAAGGCTGCGCTTCTGA
- a CDS encoding globin domain-containing protein — MLSAASRPYIDASVPVLREHGLAITTHFYREMFADRPELTQMFNMGNQANGSQQQSLASAVFAYAANIDNGAALAPVVDRIVHKHAAVGLTPSHYPIVGRHLLGAIKAVLGDAATSPLLAAWDEAYWLLAGELIAAEARLYQRTGVAAGDLTAVRVMRREAQGEQVVSLTLAAADGGPLRDFRPGQYVSVEAHLDDGTRQLRQYSLSGETGLPTWRISVKREDGDQSTPAGAVSNWLHANAQEGTELKVSPPFGDFTPALDGHRPLVLLSGGIGITPMLSVLRTLAVQGSQRPILFAHAARNGRYHAHRADLQWARERLPQLVTHISYEAPEAADAIGRDYDHAGTMPMAELLAQPALQRFIDGRFYLCGPLGFMQAQRHAVVSAGVPVAHIDREVFGPDLLDHLL; from the coding sequence ATGCTGTCCGCCGCTTCCCGCCCCTATATCGATGCGAGCGTCCCGGTGCTGCGCGAGCATGGCCTGGCCATCACCACCCATTTCTACCGCGAGATGTTCGCCGACCGGCCTGAACTCACGCAGATGTTCAATATGGGCAACCAGGCCAACGGCAGCCAGCAGCAATCGCTGGCGTCGGCCGTGTTCGCCTACGCCGCCAATATCGACAATGGCGCGGCGCTGGCGCCGGTGGTCGACCGCATCGTGCACAAGCATGCGGCAGTGGGCCTGACGCCCTCGCACTATCCGATCGTCGGCCGCCACCTGCTGGGCGCGATCAAGGCGGTGCTGGGCGACGCCGCCACGTCGCCGCTGCTGGCCGCCTGGGATGAGGCCTACTGGCTGCTGGCCGGAGAGCTGATCGCCGCCGAGGCGCGGCTGTACCAGCGTACCGGCGTTGCCGCCGGCGACTTGACGGCGGTGCGCGTGATGCGCCGCGAAGCGCAGGGCGAGCAGGTGGTGTCGCTGACGCTGGCGGCTGCCGACGGTGGCCCGCTGCGCGACTTCCGTCCCGGCCAGTACGTCAGCGTCGAGGCGCACCTCGACGACGGCACGCGCCAGTTGCGCCAGTATTCGCTGTCGGGTGAGACCGGCCTGCCGACCTGGCGCATTTCGGTCAAGCGCGAAGACGGCGACCAGTCTACGCCGGCCGGCGCCGTCTCCAACTGGCTGCATGCCAACGCGCAGGAGGGTACCGAGCTGAAGGTGAGCCCGCCATTTGGTGACTTCACCCCGGCGCTCGACGGCCATCGCCCGCTGGTGCTGCTGTCGGGCGGCATCGGCATCACGCCAATGCTGTCGGTGCTGCGCACGCTGGCCGTCCAGGGCTCGCAGCGCCCGATCCTGTTCGCCCACGCGGCCCGCAATGGCCGCTACCATGCGCACCGTGCCGACCTGCAGTGGGCACGCGAGCGGTTGCCGCAACTGGTGACGCATATCAGCTATGAAGCCCCCGAGGCCGCCGACGCCATCGGCCGCGACTACGACCACGCGGGCACCATGCCGATGGCCGAGTTGCTGGCCCAGCCGGCGCTGCAGCGCTTCATCGATGGCCGCTTCTACCTGTGTGGGCCGCTGGGCTTCATGCAGGCGCAGCGGCATGCTGTGGTCAGCGCCGGCGTGCCGGTGGCGCACATCGACCGCGAAGTCTTCGGCCCGGACCTGCTCGACCACCTGCTCTGA
- a CDS encoding PulJ/GspJ family protein translates to MKPATFSERRRPGRHARGFTLLEMLVAITLLAVMAVIGWRALDSLTRSRERLTDHDARLDALKILYGQFQSDCEHLANPTLLQGSPVEVGQNRLLLVRDRRDEGQPPAWQVLSYQIDGNTLVRVAAPPVADRAGLQSALLALRQGGSNAAQVRRVLPDIAGMNARAWVEPAGWQADTGRIRNVLFAGNAASAVEASGVGAAQPNSAVRAVELTVFARMGDGDAPRQFQKICMTGL, encoded by the coding sequence ATGAAGCCCGCAACGTTCTCTGAGCGCAGGCGGCCGGGCCGGCACGCACGCGGCTTCACGCTGCTGGAGATGCTGGTCGCGATCACGCTGCTGGCGGTGATGGCAGTGATCGGCTGGCGCGCCCTCGACAGCCTGACGCGCAGCCGCGAGCGCCTGACCGACCACGATGCGCGCCTGGACGCGTTGAAGATTCTCTACGGCCAGTTCCAGTCCGACTGCGAGCACCTGGCCAACCCCACGCTGCTGCAGGGCAGCCCGGTCGAGGTCGGCCAGAACCGGCTGCTGCTGGTGCGCGACCGCCGCGACGAGGGGCAACCGCCCGCCTGGCAGGTACTCTCGTACCAGATCGACGGCAACACGCTGGTGCGGGTGGCCGCGCCGCCGGTGGCCGATCGGGCCGGGCTGCAGTCGGCACTGCTTGCGCTGCGCCAGGGCGGCAGCAATGCGGCGCAGGTGCGGCGCGTGCTGCCCGACATCGCCGGCATGAACGCGCGCGCCTGGGTGGAGCCAGCCGGCTGGCAGGCCGATACCGGCCGCATCCGCAATGTGCTGTTCGCCGGCAACGCCGCCAGCGCGGTCGAGGCCTCGGGCGTCGGCGCGGCGCAGCCGAATTCCGCGGTGCGCGCGGTCGAACTGACCGTGTTCGCCCGCATGGGCGACGGCGACGCGCCGCGGCAGTTCCAGAAGATCTGCATGACCGGGCTATGA
- the gspL gene encoding type II secretion system protein GspL: MSTTLYVRLPHRPHDQPQPWQFGALPFALVRTGATAATDAARRVPGRTAPEVLREGHARIADLPPAERLVLILAASDVLLTTASVPPLPPARLKQALPNLIEDALATDAQPCHIGVGPALDGSAAIRGPRRRLLMVADRAWLRAVLEAFAEHRHRRRHVLAAQLCVPLAAAAEAPAQAPGTEPTLRPAEEAAQDEPATLVVEADASALAAGGGLLGSATVGATEPAPALARQWQLTVRTGAHAGYGLLLGDDALGAWQALAPDGIWYADADAAAAAPVPALHGAAPAGWPLWIEGAQECLREPALDLAQFEFAQGRADRWNLAAWRVPLALLAGLVLVQVLGMNIHWLLLRNEQQRVEAAQQQTLRSAFPQIPTILDAPLQMRRQVEQLRIASGRSTPEDFLPLADRFAQAARRLPPDALQALEYRGRMLVVTLKPGTDIASLRTAARQAGLQMEEDKTGGAAGSAPGSAAGGALGGATPVTPGSRWTVRPGL; encoded by the coding sequence TTGAGCACCACCCTGTACGTCCGCCTGCCGCACCGGCCGCACGACCAGCCGCAACCCTGGCAATTCGGTGCCCTGCCGTTCGCGTTGGTACGCACCGGCGCCACTGCCGCCACCGACGCCGCACGGCGCGTGCCCGGCCGCACGGCGCCTGAAGTGTTGCGCGAAGGCCACGCCCGCATCGCCGACCTGCCCCCTGCCGAGCGCCTGGTGCTGATCCTGGCGGCCAGCGACGTACTGCTTACCACTGCCAGCGTGCCTCCGCTGCCGCCGGCACGTTTGAAACAGGCGCTGCCCAACCTGATCGAAGACGCGCTCGCCACCGACGCACAGCCCTGCCATATCGGCGTCGGCCCCGCGCTCGACGGCAGCGCCGCAATTCGCGGCCCGCGCCGGCGGCTGCTGATGGTGGCCGACCGCGCCTGGCTGCGGGCCGTGCTCGAAGCGTTTGCCGAACACCGCCATCGCCGCCGGCATGTGCTGGCGGCGCAGCTGTGCGTGCCGTTGGCAGCGGCAGCCGAGGCGCCTGCTCAAGCGCCGGGTACCGAACCGACGCTGCGCCCGGCGGAGGAAGCCGCACAGGACGAGCCGGCCACGCTGGTGGTCGAGGCTGACGCCAGCGCCCTGGCTGCCGGCGGCGGACTGCTCGGTAGTGCGACCGTCGGCGCCACCGAGCCAGCCCCTGCGCTGGCGCGCCAGTGGCAGCTGACCGTGCGCACCGGCGCACACGCCGGTTACGGCTTGCTGCTGGGGGACGACGCCCTTGGAGCCTGGCAGGCGCTGGCGCCCGACGGCATCTGGTACGCCGACGCCGATGCTGCCGCCGCGGCGCCGGTACCCGCATTGCATGGCGCCGCACCCGCCGGCTGGCCGCTGTGGATCGAGGGCGCGCAGGAATGCCTGCGCGAGCCGGCACTGGACCTGGCGCAGTTCGAGTTTGCGCAAGGCCGCGCCGACCGCTGGAACCTGGCGGCATGGCGCGTGCCGCTGGCGCTGCTGGCCGGCCTCGTGCTGGTGCAGGTGCTGGGCATGAACATCCACTGGCTGCTGCTGCGGAACGAACAGCAGCGCGTGGAAGCCGCGCAGCAGCAGACCCTGCGCAGCGCCTTCCCGCAGATCCCGACCATCCTGGACGCACCGTTGCAAATGCGCCGGCAGGTCGAGCAACTGCGCATCGCCAGCGGCCGCAGCACGCCGGAAGACTTCCTGCCGCTGGCAGACCGCTTTGCCCAGGCCGCGCGCCGCCTGCCCCCCGATGCGCTGCAGGCGCTGGAGTACCGCGGCCGCATGCTGGTGGTGACACTCAAACCGGGCACGGACATTGCCAGCCTCCGTACTGCCGCGCGCCAGGCCGGCCTGCAGATGGAAGAGGACAAGACCGGTGGCGCGGCCGGTAGCGCACCCGGCAGTGCGGCGGGCGGCGCGTTGGGTGGCGCCACGCCGGTGACGCCGGGCTCGCGCTGGACCGTCAGGCCGGGCCTGTGA
- a CDS encoding type II secretion system protein N, with translation MQLSLRPVLRFDTAAPWLPRLASVVLFVALCALATYWALTFSAMRTLPVPQSARVAQTEAVETGAVATLFGGSVQGGPRDVQLLGVVAEVDGGAGAAIVSMDGGPPKAVRSGAELSQQIRLVEIRQRSVVIERSGVRQEIALPLQAGAARAPAAGAPGPALPTPPAGAAAPMATPMPPPAAPMTPMAGQPAQPMLPATSQPPQPQVQSQPQAQPAAQHQPMMAPPPSQDGMLVPKN, from the coding sequence GTGCAACTCTCCCTCCGGCCTGTCCTTCGCTTCGATACCGCCGCGCCGTGGCTGCCGCGCCTGGCAAGCGTGGTGCTGTTTGTCGCGCTGTGCGCGCTCGCCACGTACTGGGCGCTGACTTTCAGCGCGATGCGCACCCTCCCGGTGCCGCAGAGCGCGCGCGTTGCGCAGACCGAAGCGGTCGAGACCGGCGCCGTGGCGACGCTGTTCGGCGGCTCGGTTCAGGGCGGTCCGCGCGACGTGCAACTGCTTGGCGTGGTGGCTGAGGTCGACGGCGGCGCCGGCGCGGCGATCGTGTCGATGGACGGCGGGCCGCCCAAGGCGGTGCGCTCCGGAGCCGAACTGTCGCAGCAGATCCGGCTGGTGGAGATCCGCCAGCGCTCCGTGGTGATCGAACGCAGCGGCGTGCGGCAGGAAATCGCATTGCCGCTGCAGGCGGGCGCCGCGCGTGCACCAGCCGCAGGTGCGCCGGGTCCCGCGCTGCCTACGCCGCCCGCCGGCGCGGCCGCGCCGATGGCGACGCCGATGCCGCCGCCGGCCGCTCCGATGACCCCGATGGCCGGCCAGCCGGCCCAGCCGATGCTACCGGCTACAAGCCAGCCCCCGCAGCCGCAAGTCCAGTCTCAACCCCAGGCACAGCCGGCTGCCCAGCATCAGCCCATGATGGCGCCGCCGCCCAGCCAGGACGGCATGCTGGTCCCCAAGAACTAA
- a CDS encoding RrF2 family transcriptional regulator, whose amino-acid sequence MQLTRFSDYALRLLMYVARGDGSRPITIAEVGQQFDISHNHLVKVAARLSKLGWITATRGRHGGLQLGPGAEQLTIGTILRELEGHKAIIDCDNPPCALNGNCRLKRALDVAEQAFYRALDDVTLADVTGSKTAESIIRLHRDFLNRRSA is encoded by the coding sequence ATGCAACTGACCCGCTTTTCCGACTATGCACTGCGCCTGCTGATGTACGTCGCCCGTGGCGACGGCAGCCGGCCCATCACCATTGCGGAAGTGGGGCAGCAGTTCGATATCTCGCACAACCACCTGGTCAAGGTGGCGGCGCGGTTGTCGAAGCTGGGCTGGATCACGGCCACGCGCGGCCGCCACGGCGGCCTGCAGCTGGGGCCGGGTGCCGAACAGCTGACCATCGGCACGATCCTGCGCGAGCTGGAAGGCCACAAGGCCATCATCGACTGCGACAACCCGCCCTGCGCGCTGAACGGCAACTGCCGCCTGAAGCGCGCCCTGGACGTGGCCGAGCAGGCGTTCTACCGCGCGCTGGACGATGTCACGCTGGCCGATGTCACGGGCAGCAAGACCGCCGAGTCGATCATCCGGCTGCATCGCGATTTCCTGAACCGGCGTTCGGCCTGA
- the gspI gene encoding type II secretion system minor pseudopilin GspI: protein MTRAPLHGRRRRAGFTLIEVLVALTILAVALTAAMRAMGSMVDAGVALQTRMLAEWSAENHLAALRLSKTWPEPGVSGYACPQGGTPLYCEQSVSGTPNPVFRRVEIAVYPSATDKSVRLAWLVTIVPNEARNVL, encoded by the coding sequence ATGACCCGCGCCCCCTTGCACGGCCGCCGGCGCCGCGCCGGCTTTACGCTGATCGAGGTACTGGTCGCGCTGACCATCCTGGCGGTGGCGCTGACCGCCGCCATGCGCGCCATGGGCTCGATGGTCGATGCCGGCGTGGCGCTGCAGACCCGCATGCTGGCCGAATGGAGCGCCGAGAACCACCTGGCCGCGCTGCGGCTGTCCAAGACCTGGCCAGAGCCCGGCGTCAGCGGTTACGCGTGCCCACAGGGCGGCACGCCGCTGTATTGCGAGCAGTCGGTGTCGGGTACGCCCAATCCGGTCTTCCGCCGCGTCGAGATCGCGGTCTACCCGTCCGCCACCGACAAGTCCGTGCGGCTGGCGTGGCTGGTCACCATCGTTCCCAATGAAGCCCGCAACGTTCTCTGA
- the gspG gene encoding type II secretion system major pseudopilin GspG, whose protein sequence is MRIFTTRSASPVRSRPARARRARGFTLIEIMVVIVILGVLAALVVPKIMSRPDEARIVAARQDISSIMQALKLYRLDNSRYPTTEQGLAALVSKPTTEPVPNNWKGGGYLEKLPKDPWGHPYQYLNPGVRGEIDVFSFGADGQAGGNGNDADIGNWE, encoded by the coding sequence ATGCGCATTTTCACTACCCGTTCCGCCAGCCCTGTCCGTTCCCGGCCCGCACGCGCCCGCCGCGCGCGCGGCTTCACCCTGATCGAGATCATGGTGGTGATCGTGATCCTTGGCGTGCTGGCGGCGCTGGTAGTGCCCAAGATCATGAGCCGTCCGGACGAAGCGCGCATCGTCGCGGCACGCCAGGATATCTCGTCAATCATGCAGGCGCTCAAGCTGTACCGGCTCGACAACAGCCGCTACCCGACCACCGAGCAAGGCCTGGCCGCGCTGGTGAGCAAGCCTACCACCGAGCCGGTGCCGAACAACTGGAAGGGCGGTGGCTACCTGGAGAAGCTGCCCAAGGATCCCTGGGGCCATCCGTACCAGTACCTGAACCCGGGCGTGCGCGGCGAGATCGACGTGTTCAGCTTCGGCGCCGACGGCCAGGCCGGCGGCAATGGCAACGACGCCGATATCGGCAACTGGGAATAA
- the gspK gene encoding type II secretion system minor pseudopilin GspK, producing MRRAPVRSRPAFARRRARGAAVVTALLIVTLAVVVVSGMLWRQQVQIRAIENQRLLAQATWIERAAVDWARLILRDDQRRTNVDQLGEPWAVPIAETRLSDFLGASLRTDVAGETSFLSGRILDAQARFNLANLVIWTATAGQGRAASVDPEAQAAYRRLLQTVGLNPQLAESTARVMLQAAQGGSGDGRAAPRPLDSVQGLLSLPGYTPEMVAVLEPFVTVLPERTLVNANTAEAEVLAAVIDKLPLERARELVRQRDRAYFNNIGNVQTQLAAVAPQADSASLANMIDVRSHYFLVYGLVRHERASRLQVSLIFRGEPLGATNTTRVIWIQDADRLPDLR from the coding sequence ATGAGGCGCGCTCCCGTCCGTTCCCGCCCGGCTTTCGCGCGGCGCCGCGCCCGAGGCGCCGCCGTGGTCACGGCGCTGCTGATCGTGACGCTGGCCGTGGTGGTGGTGTCCGGCATGCTGTGGCGCCAGCAGGTGCAGATCCGCGCCATCGAGAACCAGCGGCTGCTGGCGCAGGCGACCTGGATCGAGCGCGCCGCGGTGGACTGGGCGCGGCTGATCCTGCGCGACGACCAGCGCCGCACCAACGTCGACCAGCTCGGCGAGCCCTGGGCGGTGCCGATCGCCGAAACCCGGCTGTCGGACTTCCTCGGCGCGTCGCTGCGCACCGACGTGGCGGGCGAAACCTCGTTTTTGTCGGGCCGCATCCTCGATGCGCAGGCCCGCTTCAACCTTGCCAACCTGGTGATCTGGACCGCTACCGCCGGCCAGGGACGCGCCGCTTCGGTCGATCCCGAGGCCCAGGCCGCCTACCGCCGCCTGCTGCAGACCGTGGGCCTGAACCCGCAGCTGGCCGAGTCCACGGCGCGCGTCATGCTGCAGGCAGCGCAAGGCGGCAGCGGCGACGGCCGCGCGGCGCCACGCCCGCTCGACAGCGTGCAGGGGTTGCTGTCCCTGCCCGGCTATACGCCGGAAATGGTCGCCGTGCTGGAACCGTTCGTCACCGTGCTGCCGGAGCGCACCCTGGTCAACGCCAACACCGCCGAGGCCGAGGTGCTGGCCGCCGTGATCGACAAGCTGCCGCTGGAGCGCGCCCGCGAACTGGTGCGCCAGCGCGACCGCGCCTATTTCAACAACATCGGCAACGTGCAGACCCAGCTGGCCGCCGTCGCGCCCCAGGCCGACAGCGCCAGCCTGGCCAACATGATCGACGTGCGCTCGCACTATTTCCTGGTCTACGGACTGGTTCGCCACGAACGCGCCAGCCGGCTGCAGGTGTCCCTGATCTTCCGCGGCGAGCCGCTGGGCGCCACCAATACGACGCGCGTAATCTGGATACAGGACGCCGACCGGTTGCCGGACCTGCGCTGA
- a CDS encoding type II secretion system protein M has protein sequence MDAMKDSARNQTPRPVRSAGPTALRARVARLRPSVPQAWRERFNAFWSARNPREQAILAGGAAVLALVIGYTLLWEPAAEGRQRLARSLPQMRADLAEMETLAQEARGLKATPAPALRGDALTQALQDSLGQHGLKATRLAAGADNNVQVQLDKVPFGAFSSWLQDVRQQQRMKVIDARIVYVGATALVNVSATLQGPGGRS, from the coding sequence ATGGATGCCATGAAAGACTCCGCCCGAAACCAGACGCCACGCCCGGTCCGCTCCGCTGGCCCCACCGCGCTGCGCGCACGCGTGGCGCGGCTGCGCCCGAGCGTGCCGCAGGCGTGGCGGGAACGCTTCAACGCCTTCTGGTCGGCACGCAACCCGCGCGAACAGGCCATCCTGGCCGGCGGCGCCGCGGTGCTGGCGCTGGTGATCGGCTACACGCTGCTGTGGGAGCCGGCCGCTGAAGGCCGCCAGCGCCTGGCGCGCAGCCTGCCGCAGATGCGCGCCGACCTGGCCGAAATGGAAACGCTGGCGCAGGAAGCGCGCGGCCTCAAGGCCACGCCGGCACCGGCGCTGCGCGGCGACGCGCTGACGCAGGCACTGCAGGACAGCCTGGGCCAGCATGGCCTGAAGGCGACCCGGCTGGCCGCCGGTGCCGACAACAATGTCCAGGTGCAGCTCGACAAGGTGCCCTTCGGCGCGTTCAGCAGCTGGCTGCAGGACGTGCGCCAGCAGCAGCGCATGAAAGTGATCGATGCCCGCATCGTCTATGTCGGCGCCACGGCGCTGGTCAATGTCAGCGCGACCCTGCAGGGTCCGGGCGGCCGCAGCTGA
- a CDS encoding prepilin-type N-terminal cleavage/methylation domain-containing protein, producing MTTAPRRRAPLRRRGFTLLELLVVMVIAGIVISLVAVNASPNERGRVLDDGQRIARLFELAQEEAQLGARPLAWEGDASGWRFLESTPNGWIPMRTDVFAPGRWRLALDQVVVVEGGRPTGTGGPLRLVFGRELIDAPQRLVLVRGDIRVDVTADGSGRYFASSP from the coding sequence ATGACCACGGCGCCGCGCCGCCGCGCGCCCTTGCGGCGCCGGGGCTTTACCCTGCTCGAGCTGCTGGTGGTCATGGTGATCGCCGGCATCGTGATCTCGCTGGTGGCGGTCAATGCCTCGCCCAACGAGCGCGGCCGCGTGCTGGATGACGGCCAGCGCATCGCACGGCTGTTCGAGCTGGCGCAGGAAGAAGCCCAGCTCGGCGCCCGCCCCCTCGCCTGGGAGGGCGACGCCAGCGGCTGGCGTTTCCTGGAGTCGACCCCGAACGGCTGGATCCCGATGCGCACCGACGTGTTCGCGCCGGGCCGGTGGCGCCTGGCGCTGGACCAGGTGGTGGTGGTCGAAGGCGGCCGCCCCACTGGCACCGGCGGCCCACTGCGGCTGGTATTCGGGCGCGAGCTGATCGATGCGCCGCAGCGGCTGGTGCTGGTGCGCGGCGACATCCGCGTTGACGTCACCGCTGACGGTAGCGGCCGTTACTTCGCCAGCTCGCCATGA